GACCGTGCCGAACGCTTCGTGCGCCCGATCGCGGAAAAGCTGGGTGCCGAAATCTGCCTGCCGCTCGACGTCCAGCGCGACGGCGAGTTCGGCGAGGTGTTCGACGCCATCCGCCAGCGCTGGGGCCGCATCGACGTCTGCCTGCATTCCATCGCCTTCTGCCCGAAGGAGGACCTGCACGGCCGGGTCGTCGACTGCTCGCGCAGCGGCTTTGCCGCGGCGATGGACATCTCCGTCTATTCCTTCATCCGCATGGTGCGCCGGGCCGAACACCTGATGCCGAACGGCGGCACCTGCATGACCGTCTCCTTCTACGGATCGGAAAAGGTCGTCGACCACTACAACATCATGGGCCCGGTGAAGGCCGCGCTGGAATCCACCTCGCGCTACCTCGCCGCCGAACTCGGCCCCAAGGGCATCAGCGTCCATGCGCTGTCGCCGGGGCCGCTGAAGACCCGCGCGGCGTCGGGCATCGACCATTTCGACGAGCTTATGGCGCGCACCGCGGAGCGCACGCCGACCCATCACCTGGCGACGATCGAGGATGTCGGCGCCTACGCAGCCTTCCTTGCCAGCCGCGAGGCCGCCAACGTCACCGGCGGCGTCCACATGATCGACGGCGGCTACCACATCGTGGGTTGACCCAATGACCGACAAAGACACCTCCAGCAACAGCAATCCCTTCGCGGCCTTCGGCAATGGATGGGGCGATCTCGCCAGCCAGTGGCGCCTGATGGGCGAGCTGACGCGCCACCACGCCAATGCACTGCGGGACAGCCAGGCCAAGGCCGTTACCGGCACGACCGCGGCGATGCGCGCCCTTGCACCGCAGTTCTGGAACGGCAATCCGGCGACGGCCTTCCAGGACTACGCCACCGACTTTGCAGAGCGCTCGCTTCTCTTCCTCGACACCCTGCGCCAGCGCGGCGACTCCTACATCGAGCGCGAGGAGGAAGGCTTCAAGCCGGTCCTGGTCTTCGACTACGACCTCATCATCGATGGCCGCGAGCTTGCCAAACCCGTCAACTATGCCCTCGTGCGCATCCTGCCGCCGGAGGGCTCGCCGCCGCAGCGCGAGGACGGCCGCCCCTTCGTCATCATCGACCCGCGCGCCGGCCACGGCAGCGGCATCGGCGGCTTCAAGAGCGAGTCGGAGGTCGGCGTTGCCCTCAAGGACGGCCACCCGGTCTATTTCGTCATCTTCTATCCCGACCCGGAACCCGGCCAGACCCTCGGCGATGTCTGCGAGGCCGAGGCGCTGTTCCTGAAGGAAATCCACGCCCGGCACCCGAACGCGCCGCTGCCGCTTGTTACCGGCAACTGCCAGGGCGGCTGGGCCTCGATGATCCTCGGCGCCATCCATCCGGACCTGATCGGGCCGCTGGTCATTGCCGGCGCGCCGCTCTCCTACTGGGCCGGCGAAAAGGGCAAGAACCCGTTCCGCTATTTCGGCGGCGTCATGGGCGGTGCCGTGCCGGCGCTGTTTTCGTCCGATCTCGGCGGCGGCAAGTTCGACGGCGCCCACCTGGTCATGAACTTCGAGAGCCTCAACCCGGCCAACACCTGGTGGCGCAAGAACTACACGGTCTTCGCCGACGTCGACAACGAGGCCGACCGCTTCCTCGATTTCGAGAAATGGTGGTCCGGTTTCTATTTCATGAACGAGAACGAGATCCGCTGGATCGTCGAGAACCTGTTCATCGGCAACAAGCTGACCCGCGGCGAGGCGGTGCTGCCGGACGGCACGCCGATCGACCTCACCCGCATCCAGGCGCCGGTCGTCGTCTTCGCCTCGCATGGCGACAACATCACGCCGCCGCAGCAGGCGCTGAACTGGATCCCGGACCTTTACGATTCCGTCCAGGAGATGCAGGCGCGCGGCAACGTCGTCGTCTACACCCTGCACGACAGCGTCGGCCATCTCGGCATCTTCGTCTCGGCCAAGGTGGCGAGCAAGCAGCACAAGCAGATCACCTCGGTCGTCAAGACCATCGAGGCGCTCGCCCCCGGCCTTTACGAAATGAAGATCGGCAAGGAGGACGGCGTCTATACGGTCTCCTTCGAAGCGCGCACCATCGACGACATCCTGGCGCTCGACGACGGCCGCGAGGAAGAGGAGGAGTTCGCCGCCGTCGCCCAGCTCTCCGAATGGGCGACGAAGACCTACGAGCTGACCATGCGCCCCTTCGTCCAGAGCATGGTGACGCCGCAAATCGCCGAGGCCAACCGGGTGATGCATCCGATGCGCACCCAGCGCTATCTGTTCTCCGGCGCCAACCCGGCGATGCGCAGCGTCAAGGCGCTGGCCGACCGGCGCCGGCGGACCCGCACGCCGATTGCCGCGGACAATCCGTTCTTTAGGGCCGAAAAGCTGATGGCCGACGTCGTGGAGAACAACTGGAACCTCTTCCGCGACACCCGCGATGCCTTCATCGAGCTTGCCTTTCACGGCATCTACGGCACGCCCGTCATGAAGCGGCTTGCAGAAAACGGCGTCCGCAAGCGGGAGGTGCGCGACGCTTTGCAATACCCCCAGGTCAAGGAAGCGCTGGCAAAATCGGGTGTCGGAGGGTATGCCGAGGCCATCATCCGCATGCTGATTCTGATCGCCCGGGCACGCGGGTCGGTACGGCGCGACCGCCTCGAACGCTCCAACCGCATCCTGCATTCCCGGCCGCCCTTCGACACCATGACGCCTGAGCACCGCAGCCGCATCATCCACGAGCAGACGATGATCGTGGAATTCGCCGGCAAGGAGGCGATCGCCACCCTGCCGGAGCTGCTGCGCGACGACGTCGACCGCATGAGGGCGGTCAATCTGGTGATGGAAATCGCCGGCGCGGTGGAAGAAATGGACCCGCCGACGATCGCCATGTTCAAGCACATCCAGCAGGTGCTGAAGACGATGGCGAAGGACTGGCACGAACCGCAGCACGAGGTCGAGGGCCACATCCCCGGCACTTCGCCGGATGCTGCGACCGCGCCGACCGCCTGAAGCGTCGCCTGAGACAGAAAAAGGCCCACTCCGGGGACGAGGAGCCGAAAAAAATGATCCGCGAGAACAAGCTTTTCGACGAACTGACGGTCGGCGACAGCGCTTCCGTCAAGCGCGTGTGCACCGCCAACGACCTGTTCGTCTTCGCCCACGCGTCGGGCAACCTCAACCCGCTGCACCTGCCGGAGGACGAGCACCACAATGGCAAGGCGAACGGCGAGACGGCCGAACCGGTGGCCCCGTCCATGTGGGTCGGCGCGCTGATCTCCTCGGTGCTCGGCAACATCCTCCCCGGCGCCGGCACGCTCTACAAGACCCAGACGTTCCGCTTCGTCGACCGGGTCCATGTCGGCGATGAGCTGACCGTCACCGTCACGGTGTCGGAAAAGCGCGCCAACAACACCGTCGTCCTCGACACGGTGATCACCGGGCGCGGCGGCGACGTGGTCGCCGACGGCGTTGCCGAAGTGCTCGCCCCGACCCGCAAGGTGGCCATCGACGACGACCGGCTGCCGGACCTCCTGATCCGCCGCCACCAGCATTTCGACCGCTATCTCGACGCCTGTGCCGGCATGCCGAGCGCTGCGACCGCCGTCGTTGCGCCGGAGGACCCGGCCTCGCTCGGCGGCGCGCTGCTGGCCGCCAAGCGCAACCTCATCGTGCCGATCCTGATCGGCTCGGCCGAGGCCATCAAGGCGGTCGCCAAGAAGCACGGCGAGGACCTTACCGGCATCGAGATCATCGACGTTGCGAACCATGACGCGGCCGCGGCAAAGGCAGTGGAGATGGCCCGCGCCGACCAGGTCCAGGCGATCATGAAGGGGCACCTGCATACCGACCAGCTCCTGCGCCACGTCGTCAAGCGCGACGGCGGGCTTCGCACCGGGCGCCGGCTCAGCCACGCCTTCATCATGGACGTGCCGGGCCTCGACCACGTGCTCATCGTCTCGGACGCGGCGATCAACATCTCGCCGAGCCTTGAGGAAAAGATCGACATCACCCAGAGCGCCATCGACCTCGGCCGCTCGCTCGGCATCGGCCAGCCGAAGGTCGGCGTGCTGTCGGCCGTGGAGACCGTCAATCCGGCGATCCCCTCGACCCTCGATGCCGCCGCGCTCTCCAAGATGGCCGATCGCGGCCAGATCACCGGCGGCCTCGTCGACGGGCCGCTGGCCATGGACAACGCCATCGACCTGCAGGCGGCCCAGACCAAGGGCATCACCTCGCTGGTCGCCGGCCGCGCCGACGTCCTCATCGTGCCGAACCTGGAAGCCGGCAACATGCTGGCCAAGGAACTGGCCTTCATCGCCCATGCGGAAGCCGCGGGCGTCGTGCTCGGCGCTGCCGTCCCGATCATCCTGACCAGCCGCGCCGACGGCGAAAAGGCGCGGCTCGCTTCCTGCGCCATCGCCGCGCTCTATAAAGCGTGGCAGGTGGGAGGTCGGTCCATGATCGCGGAGGCAGCGGAATAATGCATCACATCCTGACCCTCAATTCCGGTTCCTCCTCCATCAAATTCGCCCTCTTCGCGGTCAACGGCACGCCGGTGGAAAAGGTCCGCGGCCAGGTCGAGGGCCTCGGCAGCATGCCGCGCCTGAAGGCGGAGACCGGGCGCTCGGTGCTGGTCGACGAGGTGCTCGACGAGACCCGGGTCAAGGACCATGCCAGCGGCCTTGCCGCCGTGCTCGGCTTCCTGCACGCGCATTTCGCGGCCGATCAGATCGCCGCCGTCGGCCACCGCATCGTCCATGGCGGCCCGGACTATACCGAGCCGGTGATCCTCGACGACGCGCGGCTCGCCGAGCTTGCCGAATTCCGCCCGCTGGCGCCGCTGCACCAGCCGCACAACATTTCCGGCGTAGAGGCGGCCAAGAAGGCATTCCCGAACGCCGTCCAGGTCGGCTGCTTCGATACCGCCTTCCACCGCGCCCACCCCTGGGTCAACGATACCTACGCCCTGCCGCGCGACCTCTACGACCAGGGCGTCCGGCGCTACGGCTTCCACGGGCTCTCCTACGAATATGTGGAGAACCGGCTGCACGAGGTGGCGCCGCACCACGCCGACGGCCGGGTCATCGTCACCCATCTCGGCAACGGCTCGTCGATGTGCGCCATCCAGGGCGGCCAGAGCGTCGGCTCGTCCATGGGCTTCACCGCCCTCGACGGCCTGCCGATGGGCACCCGCTGCGGCCAGCTCGACCCCGGCGTCGTGCTCTACATGATGAGCGAGCTCGGCATGTCCGCCGAGGAGATCGAGGACGTGCTCTACCGCCGTTCCGGCCTCAAGGGCCTGTCCGGCATCTCCCACGACATGCGGCTGCTGGAAGCTGCCGGTACGCCGGAAGCGCTGCAGGCCATCGACTATTTCGTCTATCGCATCCGGCGCGAGATCGGCGCCATGATCGCCATTCTCTCCGGCCTCGACGCGCTGGTCTTTTGCGGCGGCATCGGCGAGCACGCCGTGCGCATACGCGAGCGTATCTGCCAGGGCTTCGACTGGATCGGCATCGAGCTCGACGAGACCCGCAACCGGCACGGCAGCACGGTGATCTCCTCCGACCGCTCGCGCGTGCGCGTCTTCGTCATCCCGACCAACGAAGAGGCGATGATCGCCAGCCACACGGCGCGGCTTCTCGCCGAGGCGTCCTCGCCGGCGATCATCTGAGCGCCGCGCCCGCAGCGCCCGGCCGGGCGCTGCCCCGTTCCTACTTCAGGCTCAGGATCGACAGGCTGATCTGCGGCCACAGGATCAGCACCACGAGCCCGGCGGCGATGGTCAGGATGAACGGCAGCACCTGACGGGATATCTGCTCAAGCTTCAGCCCCGATATGCTGCAGGCGACGAACAGGTTGACGCCGAGCGGCGGCGTCAGGAAGCCGATCTCGCTCGTCACCACCAGCAGGATGCCGAAATGGATCGGATCGACGCCGAGCCGCGTGACCAGCGGCAACAGGATCGGCGTCAGGATGATCACCGTCGACAGCGTCTCCATGAAGGTGCCGAGCACGATCAGGATCGCGGCGAGCAGGAACAGCATCAGCACGGCGTCGGTGGTGACCGTGAGGAGCGAGGCGGCGATTTGCTGCGGGATCTGGTTGAGGGCGAGGAACTCGCCGAAGAACACCGCCGTTCCCATGATGACGACCAGCCCGCCGCAGATGGCGCTCGCCTCCGACAGGGAGTCCCAGATCGCCGTCAGCCCGACCCGCCGCTTGATGACGACGCCGACGAGGAGTGCGTAGAGGACGGCGACGACCGAGGCCTCGACCGGCGTGAAGATGCCGGCATAGATGCCGCCGAGCACGATGAAGGGCGTTGCCAGCGAGAACTTCGCCGCATAGAGCGCCTTGCCGAAATCCCGCAGCTCGAAGGCCGCGCCCGCGCCCCGGAAGCCGGCACGCAGGGACAGGAGATAGGCGACCCCGATCAGGAGGGTGCCCATCAGAAGGCCGGGGACGATGCCGGCGAGGAACAGATCGCCGATGGAGACGCTGGCCAGCACCCCATAGACGATCATCGGGTTGCTCGGCGGCAACAGGATGCCGAGCGTGCCGCCCGAGGAGGTGACCGCGGCGGCAAAGTCCTTGCGGTAACCGTCCTGGACCATGGCCGGGATCAACAGCGTGCCGACGGCGGCGACCGTGCCCGGCCCGGAGCCGGAGATGGCGGCAAAGAACATGCAGGACAGGATGGTGACGATGGCGAGCCCGCCATGGGTGCGCCCGACGACGCGCCGCATCACCGCGATGATGTCCTCGGTGATGCCGGCCCGGGCCATCACTGCGCCGGCAAGGACGAAGCAGGGGATGGCGAGGAGCGGGAACTTGTCGACGCCCTCATAGAGGCTGTGGGCCAGCGAGGCGAGCGGGATCGGCGACAGCAGGAGCTCGATCAGGGACGGCACGCCGAGGACGGCGAAGATCGGCACCCCGAGAAACAGGCAGACGGCGA
This DNA window, taken from Rhodobium gokarnense, encodes the following:
- the fabI gene encoding enoyl-ACP reductase FabI; the encoded protein is MFSLAGKKALVVGIANEESIAYGCAKAFRDQGADLAITYLNDRAERFVRPIAEKLGAEICLPLDVQRDGEFGEVFDAIRQRWGRIDVCLHSIAFCPKEDLHGRVVDCSRSGFAAAMDISVYSFIRMVRRAEHLMPNGGTCMTVSFYGSEKVVDHYNIMGPVKAALESTSRYLAAELGPKGISVHALSPGPLKTRAASGIDHFDELMARTAERTPTHHLATIEDVGAYAAFLASREAANVTGGVHMIDGGYHIVG
- a CDS encoding DUF3141 domain-containing protein — encoded protein: MTDKDTSSNSNPFAAFGNGWGDLASQWRLMGELTRHHANALRDSQAKAVTGTTAAMRALAPQFWNGNPATAFQDYATDFAERSLLFLDTLRQRGDSYIEREEEGFKPVLVFDYDLIIDGRELAKPVNYALVRILPPEGSPPQREDGRPFVIIDPRAGHGSGIGGFKSESEVGVALKDGHPVYFVIFYPDPEPGQTLGDVCEAEALFLKEIHARHPNAPLPLVTGNCQGGWASMILGAIHPDLIGPLVIAGAPLSYWAGEKGKNPFRYFGGVMGGAVPALFSSDLGGGKFDGAHLVMNFESLNPANTWWRKNYTVFADVDNEADRFLDFEKWWSGFYFMNENEIRWIVENLFIGNKLTRGEAVLPDGTPIDLTRIQAPVVVFASHGDNITPPQQALNWIPDLYDSVQEMQARGNVVVYTLHDSVGHLGIFVSAKVASKQHKQITSVVKTIEALAPGLYEMKIGKEDGVYTVSFEARTIDDILALDDGREEEEEFAAVAQLSEWATKTYELTMRPFVQSMVTPQIAEANRVMHPMRTQRYLFSGANPAMRSVKALADRRRRTRTPIAADNPFFRAEKLMADVVENNWNLFRDTRDAFIELAFHGIYGTPVMKRLAENGVRKREVRDALQYPQVKEALAKSGVGGYAEAIIRMLILIARARGSVRRDRLERSNRILHSRPPFDTMTPEHRSRIIHEQTMIVEFAGKEAIATLPELLRDDVDRMRAVNLVMEIAGAVEEMDPPTIAMFKHIQQVLKTMAKDWHEPQHEVEGHIPGTSPDAATAPTA
- a CDS encoding bifunctional enoyl-CoA hydratase/phosphate acetyltransferase: MIRENKLFDELTVGDSASVKRVCTANDLFVFAHASGNLNPLHLPEDEHHNGKANGETAEPVAPSMWVGALISSVLGNILPGAGTLYKTQTFRFVDRVHVGDELTVTVTVSEKRANNTVVLDTVITGRGGDVVADGVAEVLAPTRKVAIDDDRLPDLLIRRHQHFDRYLDACAGMPSAATAVVAPEDPASLGGALLAAKRNLIVPILIGSAEAIKAVAKKHGEDLTGIEIIDVANHDAAAAKAVEMARADQVQAIMKGHLHTDQLLRHVVKRDGGLRTGRRLSHAFIMDVPGLDHVLIVSDAAINISPSLEEKIDITQSAIDLGRSLGIGQPKVGVLSAVETVNPAIPSTLDAAALSKMADRGQITGGLVDGPLAMDNAIDLQAAQTKGITSLVAGRADVLIVPNLEAGNMLAKELAFIAHAEAAGVVLGAAVPIILTSRADGEKARLASCAIAALYKAWQVGGRSMIAEAAE
- a CDS encoding acetate/propionate family kinase, with translation MHHILTLNSGSSSIKFALFAVNGTPVEKVRGQVEGLGSMPRLKAETGRSVLVDEVLDETRVKDHASGLAAVLGFLHAHFAADQIAAVGHRIVHGGPDYTEPVILDDARLAELAEFRPLAPLHQPHNISGVEAAKKAFPNAVQVGCFDTAFHRAHPWVNDTYALPRDLYDQGVRRYGFHGLSYEYVENRLHEVAPHHADGRVIVTHLGNGSSMCAIQGGQSVGSSMGFTALDGLPMGTRCGQLDPGVVLYMMSELGMSAEEIEDVLYRRSGLKGLSGISHDMRLLEAAGTPEALQAIDYFVYRIRREIGAMIAILSGLDALVFCGGIGEHAVRIRERICQGFDWIGIELDETRNRHGSTVISSDRSRVRVFVIPTNEEAMIASHTARLLAEASSPAII
- a CDS encoding TRAP transporter large permease, whose product is MTFVVVFAVCLFLGVPIFAVLGVPSLIELLLSPIPLASLAHSLYEGVDKFPLLAIPCFVLAGAVMARAGITEDIIAVMRRVVGRTHGGLAIVTILSCMFFAAISGSGPGTVAAVGTLLIPAMVQDGYRKDFAAAVTSSGGTLGILLPPSNPMIVYGVLASVSIGDLFLAGIVPGLLMGTLLIGVAYLLSLRAGFRGAGAAFELRDFGKALYAAKFSLATPFIVLGGIYAGIFTPVEASVVAVLYALLVGVVIKRRVGLTAIWDSLSEASAICGGLVVIMGTAVFFGEFLALNQIPQQIAASLLTVTTDAVLMLFLLAAILIVLGTFMETLSTVIILTPILLPLVTRLGVDPIHFGILLVVTSEIGFLTPPLGVNLFVACSISGLKLEQISRQVLPFILTIAAGLVVLILWPQISLSILSLK